One region of Eretmochelys imbricata isolate rEreImb1 chromosome 2, rEreImb1.hap1, whole genome shotgun sequence genomic DNA includes:
- the ROPN1L gene encoding ropporin-1-like protein — protein MPLPDTMFCAQQINIPPELPDILKQFTKAAIRTQPPDVLQWSAGYFSALSKGEPLPVKDRIEMPVATQKTDTGLTPGLLKVLHKQLSPKGRVSVIELEKKWKHLCLPVEQLRALLQLDNFGEEVEWLKVLALGCSILGGSLMTSVKYACEILTTDPEGGPARIPFDTFSFIYTYLASIDDEMPDYTVEAFLNTLKGQVELKGDLVGISDFFIPSKKV, from the exons ATGCCTCTTCCAGACACCATGTTTTGTGCTCAGCAAATTAACATACCCCCTGAACTCCCAGATATTTTGAAACAGTTTACCAAAGCTGCCATCAGGACTCAGCCTCCTGATGTACTGCAGTGGTCAGCTGG GTATTTCTCAGCTCTGTCGAAAGGAGAACCCCTTCCTGTAAAGGACAGGATTGAAATGCCAGTAGCAACACAGAAAACAGATACTGGGCTCACACCAGGCCTCCTTAAAGTTTTGCACAAGCAG CTTTCTCCGAAAGGCCGTGTGAGCGTGATAGAACTAGAGAAAAAATGGAAACATCTATGTTTGCCAGTGGAGCAGCTGAGAGCCCTTCTACAATTGGACAACTTCGGTGAAGAGGTGGAATGGTTGAAAGTTCTTGCACTTGGGTGTAGTATACTTGGTGGG TCCTTAATGACTTCTGTGAAGTATGCCTGTGAAATTCTAACAACCGATCCAGAGGGTGGACCTGCTCGCATTCCGTTTGATACATTCTCATTTATTTACACATACCTGGCCAGTATAGATGATGAGATGCCAGACTACACAGTTGAAGCTTTCCTCAACACTCTTAAGGGACAAGT GGAGCTTAAAGGAGATCTGGTTGGAATTTCAGATTTCTTCATTCCGTCAAAGAAGGTTTAA